Genomic window (Polyangia bacterium):
TCTCCTGGAAACGGATTTTCTACCAAAAGGCTTCGGCCTGTGATCTAACGGGGCCATGGCGAAGACTGGGCGCCCCAAGGTCGAACTGGTGGTCTCCGACGACGAGCGCGACGAGCTACTGCGCTTGACGAGAAGAGCGCACGTGAATCGGCAGGTCGCGTTTCGCGCACGGCTGGTGCTCGCTTGCGCCGACGAGTCATCGAACACGGAGGTCGCAAAGCATCATCGGACGACGAATCAAACGGTCGGCAAGTGGAGGCGGCGGTTCATCGAGAGGCGACTCGAAGGGTTGTACGACGAGCCGAGGGTTGGCGGTCCGCGCACAATCTCCGACGAGGAGGTCGAGGCAGTGATCGTCAAGACGATGGAGACCACGCCGAAGGGCGAAACCCACTGGAGCACGCGGAAAATGGCCGAGAAGGCCGGGATGAGCCACACGATGATCGGAAGGATCTGGCGCACGTTCGGGCTCAAGCCCCACATCACGCGCTCATTCAAGATGTCGCCGGATCCGCAGCTCGTCGCCAAGGTGCGTGACGTTGTCGGGCTGTACATGAACCCACCGAACAACGCCGTGGTGTTCTCGTTCGACGAGAAATCACAGATTCAGGCGCTTCAACGCGCTCAGCCGATTCTGCCGATGGACATCGGGCAGCCCGAACGACGGACCCATAACTACATCCGGAACGGGACGCTCGACCTATTCGCAGCGCTGAATGTAGCGACCGGCGAGGTGCTCGCTCGGTGCAAGCAGAAACATCGCGCGCTGGATTTCGTGAACTTCCTCCGAGAGATCGACGACAGCGTCGAGCCCGACCTTGAAGTTCACGTCGTGCTCGACAACCTCTCCGCTCACAAGGCACCCGCCGTGCATCGTTGGCTGCTCCGTCATCCGCGCTTTCACTTTCACTTCACTCCGACCTACTCCTCGTGGCTGAACCTGGTCGAGAGATTCTTCGGTCTGCTGACGGAGAAGGCGCTCAGGCGCGGCTCGCACACAAGCCTCCCGCAACTTCGCGAGGCGATCCTCGGGTACGTCGAAGCTCACAATGAGAATGGGAGGCCGTTCAAGTGGACGAAGACTGCCGACGAGATCCTCGACAAGATGCGACGCTTCGGCATCCGCACGCAGCAGGTGCACGGACAGTGACCGGACTTTTGCTAGGAATCACCGATCCAGGGGACTAGCGGGCCGTGGTGTAAGTCGGGGATGACCTGAACACCCGATCAAGATCGACGACGGATATCGAGT
Coding sequences:
- a CDS encoding IS630 family transposase produces the protein MAKTGRPKVELVVSDDERDELLRLTRRAHVNRQVAFRARLVLACADESSNTEVAKHHRTTNQTVGKWRRRFIERRLEGLYDEPRVGGPRTISDEEVEAVIVKTMETTPKGETHWSTRKMAEKAGMSHTMIGRIWRTFGLKPHITRSFKMSPDPQLVAKVRDVVGLYMNPPNNAVVFSFDEKSQIQALQRAQPILPMDIGQPERRTHNYIRNGTLDLFAALNVATGEVLARCKQKHRALDFVNFLREIDDSVEPDLEVHVVLDNLSAHKAPAVHRWLLRHPRFHFHFTPTYSSWLNLVERFFGLLTEKALRRGSHTSLPQLREAILGYVEAHNENGRPFKWTKTADEILDKMRRFGIRTQQVHGQ